DNA from Paraburkholderia sp. PGU19:
GGTCGAAACACCGGGTCGCCACGCCGGATCGGCATACCCGTCAGCACGCAGAACGAGTCCATGCGTGCGAGACCGATTCGCCATACCTGATCGGCGTAATGACCTGAGCGTGGATCGCTCCAGCACACGCTGAGTGTCTTCGATGACAGCTGTTCAAGAATGGAAATATGCGCCGGCGGTGGCTCGACCTCGACAGGCTCCAGCGCTTCAGGCGGGGGACGCTTGGTCATGCGGAATTTCTTTTTTGGACCGTATTGTGCTTTCCTGGCAGATTCAATGGTTGTAGGCATCAGGACGCCTACCAATGCGCGTCTAACGATATCTTCTTCAACCGGACGAGTCATCATTCACCTCCGTCACAGAGTTTGGCTGGCGGCACGCTCCTTCGCGGCCGAGGTGCTGCTGCTGACGTCAACAGTGTTGTACGGTGTGGCTCGCAAGGCAGATCAGTGACTTGCCTGCATGGCGCGCAGCGATACGCGAAACCGAGTCCCGACATCAACGCGCCGTGACTCTATATTGGACGTTCAGGCGGCCATACAGCAAGTTAAGCGTTGTTAACCGGAAAGTGCAATGAAATACTTTCCGCTTCAGGTGTCTGAATTCCTTTAGGCCCGACAAGGCCCGCATCACTATATGTATAGTGAGCATGTCGGCTTAAAGATGTATTGCCATTACTTCTTGTCCCATGTGACGAGGTCTTTATCGTTGTCGTCAGCGACAAAGATGGCAAGCAGCTTCGCTGGCCTGGTCTTGCTTGCGTTTTCGCTGACCATGTGGTGCACGCCCGGTGCTTCCGTCCAGCTTTCACCTGCGTGATACACGCGCGCTTCGCCATCGTCGACCTTGCTTCGGATCTCGCCCTGCAGCACGTAGCCAACCACGAACGCCTGCCCATGTCGATGTGACGGCGACACGCCGCCCGGTTTGTAGTCGACCACGATAGCCGTCATGGTCTTGCCGGGCACATTTGCGATCGGCGTCTGGAACGCCGGGTTGATGTGCTCGCGCGGCCCATCGACGCCATGCGCGTGCGCCGCGTGAGGCGCCGTCAATGCGATGCAGGCTGCCGCCGTGGAGGCAAGAACGGTCTGAACGAAATTCACTTTAACTCTCCAAATAATGAATGGTTTGAGATGGCGCCGCGCAGCAGGCGGGCCAGGTCGACATTTTTAACTGCGACTAACAAAGTCGTAGTTAGAAGAGTAAACGCTTTTTTGACAGCATGCAACGAAACGTCGGTTCACCTGCTTGCGATCTCCATTCCCACGAAATGGATTCTTGCCATCTTTGTCATAGATGTCTAGAATCCGCGAAATTGACAGTTATGTCAAAGATGGCGGGAAAATGACCCGAACATGGCAAAACTGCCGCGCAGCGCGCGGCCTCAAGCGGAATCCATACTCATGTCCACCGAAGCATCACTTTCAACACCCGTCGGCGATCGAACCGCCGTATGGCGGCACATCTTCGCAGGCTTCTGCGCGAGCCTCGTCAGCATTGGGTTGGCGCGCTTTGCCTATACGCCGCTCATTCCGCCGCTCATTCAGGCGCACTGGTTCGCTGCATCGGACGTGGTTTATCTGGGCGCGGCGAATCTTGCCGGCTATCTGCTCGGTGCGTTGCTCGGCCGTCCGGTCGCGCATCGTCTGACGAACACGCATACCTTGCGGGCCATGATGGTGCTGGTCACGGCGACCTTTCTGGCGTGCGCGTTTCCTGTCTCCGTCGCGTGGTTCTTCTTCTGGAGATTGCTGTCGGGCGTGGCGGGCGGTGCGATCATGGTGCTGGTCGCTGCAACGGTGCTGCCGCATGTGCCGGCGGATCGTAAGGGTCTCGCGAGCGGTGCAATCTTTCTCGGCCTTGGCGTCGGCATTGCGGCATCGGGGACGATCGTCCCGCTGCTGCTCAATCTTGGCTTGCGCAACACATGGATCGGCATCGCGATCCTCTCTGCGGCTTTGACGCTGGCGACGTGGTACGGATGGCCGTCGGCGACGAAAGCGCACGCACATTCCGCGCACGCGGCTCCAACTGCGAAGACGCACAACCCGTCGGCTGTCCGTGTGCTCTACGCCGAGTACGCGTTGATGGCGGTCGGCCTTGTGCCCACGATGGTTTTCCTCGTCGATTTCATTGCACGCGGACTTGGCGCGGGCGCACATGTCGGTGCGGCATATTGGATTCTGTATGGCGTTGGTGCCATCTTCGGCGCGCCCGTATATGGATTCATGGCCGATCGCTTAGGCGCACGCTTTGCAATCCGCGCGCTAACGCTGTTGCAGATCGTCGTGGTCGCAGCGTTCGCGATGTCCAGCAATCAGATCGTGATCGGCGTGCTGACGCTCGTTATCGGCAGCTTTCCGCCAGGCATCGTGCCGATGATGCTTGCGCGCGTACATGAAGTCCTGCCGCACGATCATGCCGGGCAGCACAGGACATGGAGTCGCGCCACGACGACGTTTGCGGCATTTCAGGCGCTCGCAGGTTACTCATATTCAGCATTGTTCAATAGCAGCGGTGGCAACCATCGCCTACTCTTTGCAATTGGCGCGGTGGCGCTCGTGTTCGTCGTCCTGGTCGACTGCGCGGCGCCGTTGCTTGCACGAGAGCCTGGTCAAAAACAGAACAATAGATAAGGCGAAAAATCGCGGCGCGACCCGTCGTTTGAAAAGCGCACCTGATCAGGTCGTTTAAAGAAGATGGCGGGGCGCCTCGCGTGAGAGTCGTGTTAACAAGGATTAACTACCGCTCACACTTTCAGCGACCGACAATCCTTCCTCCAGTTTCGCAGTGAAGCGCGTGTATCGACGCGGAGGTTTCGAACGTGAAGGCAGGCGTGGACCGTCCGTTCCGGAACGCCATGGGCGACGCCGATGCGCAGCGTCTCGAAGGCGCGTCACCGCTGTCGTTGCAACGCGGCAGCAAGCGGCTCGCGCTGATACCGCGTCTGCTGATTCTCGGCGTGTGCGGCTGGTCGCTGATTGAAACGCCTGCGGAGTTCGATCCTTCCGCTGGCGACCTGGGCATCGCGGCCCTCGCCCTGGCGAAAATTGCATGGACCGTGATCGGCGTGGCGGCCGCGCGTGGAATGAGGCGCGCGCAGTGGATATTTTCGTTTCTGTGCGGACTGAGCCTCGTCGCGATCGTGCCGGGTTTGCCCGTCGAACTGCACGAATCGGCGTGGATCTTCACGCAATCGCTCGTCGAATGCGTACTCAAGGCGGGCGCTCTGCTCGCATTGGGAATGTCGCGCGTCACGCGTCCCGCCGCCGTCGATATCTCGTCATGGCATGACGACGACGGAAGCATTCAGCGGCCCTGAAAGCGGCCGTATCGAGCGCTCCACGTACCGCGATTCGCGAATGATCTTCTAGACGGACAACGGCCTCTTGAACAGATCGCGCGCGATCGAGCAGAACAGTTCTGTCGTAGCGCTTTGATCCTGCAAACGCCGGCTCATGATGATCGGCGACGACACATTCGTTTCCTCGATCGACCGATAGGTCACGCCGCGCGCCCGCAAACCCCGCACACTCTCCGGCACGAGACACACGCCCACTTGAGCGGCGACGAGTCCTAGTGCCGTCTGCAGTTCCCGTACCTCGTGAACGGCGGCCGGTTCGACGGCGTGGTCGCGAAACGCGGACAACTGTTGATCCGCGTAGCTCGGGCGCGGCGTCGACGGATAGATGATCAGCGTTTCTTTCGACAGCGCGTCGAGCGTCAGTTGCGCCACATCGGCGAGCGCGTGGCCCGCGGGCAAGGCGGCAATCAACGGTTCCTCGACGAGCACTTCGCGCGCCAGTTGCGATTCGTCGAAACGCAGCCGGCCAAAGCCCACGTCGATGCGTCCACCCTTGAGCGCGCTCAGCTGCTCGATCGTGAACATTTCGATCAGCGAAATCTGGATGAGGGGCGCGGCTTCCCGAAACGCGCGGATAACGTCGGGCAGCGGGCCATACAGCGTGGACGGCACGAAACCGATCACGATGCGCTCCGCGAGTTGCGCCAGCCGCCGCGTGAGCGGTAGCAACTCATCGCTTTCTTCGAGCAGGCGCTTGGCCTGCGCATAAAAGACGCGCCCGGCTTCCGTCAGCTTGAGCGGGCGCGCGCCGCGTTCGAACAGCGCAAGCCCCACGGTGTCTTCGATCTGCTGGATCTGCCGCGAGAGCGGCGGCTGCGTCATGTTCAGGCGCTCGGCGGCCCGGGTGAAGTTCCTTTCCTCGGCGACCGCCACGAAATAGCGAAGTTGACGCAGTTCCATCTATGCCCCGAAGGTATGGAAATAGACTTAATCGGTCTTGGACGGATTCTGCCGGCGCCCCTAGTATGGGCACATCAGCAGGAGAGCCGTATGATACCAAGCGCCGTTCAGATACAAGCTGTAGAGACTATTCTCGTCGATGTTCCGACGATTCGCCCGCACCGCCTGTCGGTCGCCACGATGAATTGCCAGGCCCTCGTGCTGATCCGCATTCAATGCGCGGATGGTATAACGGGCTGGGGCGAGGCGACCACAATCGGCGGTCTCGCGTATGGCGAGGAAAGCCCCGAAAGCATCAAGACCAACATCGACACCTATTTCGCGCCGCTGCTCAAGGGCATGGACGCGACCCGTCCCGGCCAGGCGATGGCGAAGCTGCGCGAATGCTTCCAGGGCAACCGCTTTGCGAAGTGCGCGATCGAAACCGCGTTGTTCGACGCGCAGGCACAGCGTTTCGGCGTGCCGCTGTCGGAACTGTTCGGCGGCCGCGTGACGGATTCCGTCGAAGTCGCATGGACACTGGCGAGCGGCGACACAGGCCGCGATATCGACGAAGCGCATCAGATGCTGGAAATGAAGCGGCACCGCGTGTTCAAGCTGAAGATCGGCACGCGCGCACCGGCTGAGGACATCGCGCACGTTGCAGCGATCAAGGCGGCCGTGGGCGACCACGCCGAAGTGCGCGTCGACGTGAATCAGGCGTGGAGCCAGGCGGAAGCGCTGTGGGCGTGCGAACGCCTCGCGGACGCGGGCTGCAATCTGATCGAACAACCCATTGCGGCCGACGACCGCCGCGGCCTCAAGCGTCTCACGCATCATTCGAAGGTGCCCATCATGGCCGACGAGGCGCTGCATGGTCCCGTCGATGCATTCGATGTCGCCAGCGCCCATGCGGCCGATGTATTCGCCGTGAAGATCGCGCAATCGGGCGGCCTGACGGGCGCGGCGAGCGTCGCGGCAATCGCGCTTGCAGCGGGCGTCGACCTGTATGGCGGCACGATGCTGGAAGGCGCGGTCGGCACGATCGCTTCGGCGCAACTGTTCAGCACGTTCCGCGAATTGAAGTGGGGCACCGAGTTGTTCGGGCCGTTGCTTCTCACGCAGGAAATTCTCACCGAGCCGCTGCGCTACGAGAACTTCTCGTTGCAATTGCCGCAGGGCCCGGGACTCGGCATTCAACTCGACCTCGACAAGATCGGGAGACTGCGCCGCGATTCGAAGCACGGCGCGAGTGTGGTCAAAGGTTAGCTATGGCGGTGCTGAATCCGCAGCGCCCTAAGCACATTTGGCATCGTCATCAGTGATTGGACTAAAAGGAGACATCCCCATGGACATCAAAACCATCGACGCCCTGTTGAACAAGATCAACGAAAGCGCCACGCACGAAGGTAACGCCCGCACGAAGCAGGTGGTCAACCGCATCATCCGCGATCTGTTCATCACGATCGACGAACTCGACGTGACGCCGAACGAATTCTGGGCCGCGCTGAACTACCTCGGTGAAGCGGGCCAGAGCGGCGAGCTGGGTCTGCTGGCCGCGGGTCTCGGCTTCGAGCATTTCCTCGACGTGCGTCTCGACGAAGCGGAAGCCAAGGCCGGCCTGCAAGGCGGCACGCCGCGTACGATCGAAGGTCCGCTGTACGTGGCGGGCGCGCCGGAAACGACGGGCCATGCGCGGCTCGACAACGGCAACGAACCGGGCGAGACGCTGGTGATGCGCGGCCGTGTACTCGATGAAGCCGGCCAGCCGGTACGCGGCGCACTGGTCGAAGTGTGGCACGCGAACCATCTGGGCAACTACTCGCACTTCGACAAATCGCAGGCCGAATTCAACCTGCGCCGCTCGATCCGTACCGACGAAAACGGCACGTACAGCTTCCGCAGCGTGGTGCCGATCGGCTATAGCGTGCCGCCGGAAGGCAAGACACAGCAATTGCTCGATCTGCTCGGCCGTCACGGCCATCGCCCCGCGCATATCCACTTCTTCGTGTCGGCGCCCGGTTATCGCAAGCTGACGACGCAGATCAATATCGAAGGCGATCCGTATCTGTGGGATGACTTCGCGTTCGCGACTCGTGAAGGTCTCGTGCCCGCCGTCAGGAAGGAAGAGGGCGCAACGGGCAAGCCTTATGGCATCGAAGGCCAGTTCGCGTTGATCGACTTCGACTTCAGCCTCGTCAAGGACCGCAACAACGTGCCGACGAGCGAAGTGGAACGCGTGCGCGCCTGATATCAGCGGTATCGCTGAAGGTATGAATGCGGCAGCCGTTCGGGGTGGCCGCACTGTTTGAAAGCGCAGAACCCGGTGAAAGCTGCGCAACTGCAATGAATCTACAGGGAGTCCACGAATGCTATTTCACGTGAAGATGATCGTTAAGCTGCCGCCCGATATGCCCGTCGAGCGCGCCAACGAATTGAAGGCCACTGAAAAGGCCATGGCGCAGCGTCTGCAAAAGGAAGGCATCTGGCGACATCTTTGGCGCATTGCGGGCCTGTATGCAAATTTCAGCGTGTTCGACGTGGAAAGCCCCGCGCAACTCAATGAGATCCTCATGCAGCTGCCGCTTTATCCGTATATGGAAGTGACGGTGGATGCGATGTGCCGCCATCCTTCGTCGATTCACGAAGACGATCGCTAGACGCTGGCGCAAATAAAAAAGGAAGAGACGCGGAGTACCGTCTCTTCCAAAGCACTACCAGGGTAGCCTCAACAGACAACAACAACCACTACAACAAGAACGCAATATCAATCGAGTGCGGAAGCGGGGCCGAAGAACTCATAACGGCTCTGCTTTTCCGGCACGCCAATCGTCTTCAGATGGCGCTTCACCGCCTTCATGAACGACTTGGGTCCGAGGAAGTACACATCCACATCACGCGTCGCGGGCAGCCATTCGATCAGGCGCGCTTCGTCGATATAGCCTTCTGCGTGATGCGCGTCGTCATGCTGACGCGGCTTCTCATACACATAGAAGCGCTTGAGTTGCGGATGACGCGCCGCCAGTTCGTCGATATGGTCGCGGAACGCATGCACGCCGCCGTGACGTGTGGCATGAATGAAGTGGATGGGACGCGACGTTTGCAGCGCGGCATTCAGCATCGCGAGCGTCGGCGTGATACCGACCCCACCGCTGATCAACACGAGCGGCTTATCGTTGTTCTCCAGCGTGAAATCGCCCGACGGTGTGAGCAGGTCCAGCGTCGCGCCTTCAGTCACCGAGTCGTGCAGATAGTTCGACGCCTTGCCGTTCGGCTCGCGCTTCACGCTGATCCGATATTCGCGGCCGTTTGCCGCAGCCGACAATGAATAGTTGCGGCGAATCTCTTCACCATCGACGATCAGCTTCAGGCCGATGTACTGGCCCGGATGGAATTCGAGCAGCTCGCCGCCGTCGGCGGGACGCAGATAGAACGACGTGATCTCGTCGCTCTCCTTGACCTTGCGCGCCACCACGAACGGACGCGTGCCGCGCCAGCCGCCCGTCGCGGTTTCCTTCTCGACGTAGACCGTCTCTTCGAGGCCGATCAGCAGGTCGGCCAGTTGCTGATATGCGGCGCCCCACGCTTCGATCACGGCGTCCGTGGCGATTTCTGCTCCGAGCACTTCGCGGATCGCGCGCAGCAAACATGCGCCGACGATCGGATAATGCTCGGGCAGGATGTTGAGCGCGACGTGCTTGTTGACGATCTGCGAAACCAGTCCGCCGAGTTGTTCGAGTTGATCGATATGACGCGCGTACATCAGCACGGCATTCGCGAGCGCGCGCGGCTGATCGCCCGATTGCTGGTGCGCCTGGTTGAACAGCGGGCGCACACTCGGGTACTCCGCCAGCATGGTCTTGTAGAAGTGCGTGGTGAGCGCTTCGCCGCCGCTTTCGAGCAGCGGAACAGTTGCCTTGACGATTGCGCGATGTTCGGCTGACAGCATGAGTTGATTCCTTGCAGTTGGGGTGAGTGGGGTCCCGCGCGAATTCGGCGGGCTTCGGGTAATCTCTTATGCATCTATCGGGCCAGCTTCAAACAATCGTAAAATCAGCGACTTAGAAACATCAGACGTGAATATGACAAGGGTTAAAACGACTGCACGAGAGGTCAGATTGACCGCATCCGAGGTGCTCGACGCGCTGATTCCGCTGGTCGAGGACCTGTCGCGCGACTTGCCGGAACGCGAGCGCTATCGCCGTCTTCTGACGACGCTGCGCACGCTGTTTCCCGGAGATGCCGCGGCCATACTGCGTCTCGATGACGACACCCTCGTGCCGCTTGCCATCGACGGCCTGTCGGGCGACACCCTCGGCCGCCGCTTTCGCGTGAGCGACCATCCGCGCTTCGAAGCGCTGCTGTCGAGTGAAGAGCCCACGCGTTTTCCCGCCGATTCCGATTTGCCCGACCCCTACGACGGCCTGGTGCAGGGCGTGAGCGGCCATCTGGAAGTGCACGACTGTCTCGGCTGTCCGCTGCTGATCGGCGGCAGGCCGTGGGGTTTGCTGACACTCGACTCGCTCGATCCCGAGCGTTTCGACAGCATCGACATGAACACGCTGCAGGCGTTTCTGAGTCTCGCGGCGGCGACGGTGAGCGTCGCGGAGCGCATCGACACGCTCGAGCGCAACACCGAAGAGGAGCGTCAGCGCGCGGAGGCGTACCGTCAGGCGAGCGGGCAGAGCAGCCGCGAACTGATCGGCAGCAGCACGGCGCATCAGCAATTGGTCAACGAAATCCGCGTGGTCGCGAACAGCGAGCTGACCGTGCTCGTGACGGGCGAAACGGGTGTCGGCAAGGAACTGGTCGCGAGCGCGATTCACAGCGGCTCGCCGCGCGCCAACAAGCCGATGATCAGCCTGAACTGCGCGGCGCTGCCGGATACGCTCGTCGAAAGCGAGCTGTTCGGGCATGTACGCGGCGCGTTCTCGGGTGCATCGTCGGACCGGCGCGGCAAGTTCGAGCTTGCCGACGGCGGCACGCTGTTTCTCGACGAGGTCGGCGAGTTGCCGGTCGGCGTGCAGGCCAAGCTGCTGCGCGTGTTGCAGAACGGCCAGTTGCAGCGTATCGGCTCGGATAGCGAGCACAAGGTGGACGTGCGGCTCATCGCCGCGACCAATCGCGATCTCGCCGAAGAAGTGCGCGCAGGGCGTTTTCGCGCGGACCTGTATCACCGGCTGAGCGTGTATCCGTTGCGCGTGCCGCCGCTGCGCGAGCGCGGGCGCGACGTGTTGCTGCTCGCGGGGTGCTTCCTCGAAGAGAACCGGGCACGGCTCGGGCTGCTCAGCATCCGGCTGGGCCAGGACGCGCAAACCGCGCTGCTTTCGTACAACTGGCCTGGCAACGTGCGCGAACTCGAGCATATGATTGGCCGCAGCGCGTTCAAGGCGTTGTCGCGTCACCGCGAGCGGCCGCGCATTCTCACGCTGACGGCGGCGGATCTGGGCATGTCGGCGAATAATGGCGGCGAGCTGCAAGCGGCTGCGTCCCTTTCGGCTTCGACGGGCGCAGACGAAGCGAGCGCAACCGATTTCCGCAGCGCCGTCACGGCCTACGAGCGCACGCTCGTCAGCGACGCGCTGGAACGCAACAACCACAACTGGGCAGCCGTCGCGCGCTCGCTCGGCATGGATCGCGCGAATCTGAACCGGCTGGCGAGGCGTCTTGGCCTGAAATAACCCGCAATTTGCCGGGCCGCCGAGAACTGATTTGGTAGTATCTGATTTGTCAGTCAGATTGCCGTTCGTTCAGGAGGCTTCGCGTGCGTCACTACACCAAAGACAATTTCAGGCTCACCGAGAGCGTCGGCTACCAGCTCGTGAAGGCGCGCAACCTGATCACGACGGAGATGGACGCGGCGCTGAAGGACCTCGACATCTCCAGCCAGCAAATGGGCATCATGCTGATGCTCAGGCAGAAACTCGCGTCGACGCCGTTCGAGCTGTCAAAAATGCTCGGCATCGACACCGGCCTGATGACGCGCATGCTCGACAAGCTCGAAGCGAAAGGGCTGGTGGTGCGCTCGCGCGACGAAGAGGACCGCCGCGTCGTCAACCTGACGCTGACCCGACCCGGCATCGCGGTCGCCGACCAGATTCCCGAAATCGCACCCGACGTGCTCAATGCGCGCCTGAAAGACTTCACCAAGGCCGAGCTGAATGAACTGCGCCGCCTGCTGCGCAAGTTCGTGAGCGACTGAGCGACTGAGCGCCGCTTGCGCCTGAGCCTCCTTCCCGCCGCCTTTGGGCGGCGCGCGTCCGCCGCATTATCCGATTGAACGATAAGAACTGCTGCATCTGATGAAACAATGAGTTTCGTCATAGTGCTGTTGACTATATCTGACCTGTCAATTATTGTTCGTGCAAATAGCGAGGAGTCAGAGATGTCGCACTATTCGAAGGAAGATTTTCATTTGACCGACAACGTCGCTTTCGCGATCACCAAGGCGCGCAACCTCTTGACGGGACGGATGGATGCAGCGGTGAAGGGCCTGAACGTGCGGGCGCACCACGTTGGGATTTTCATGTCGCTGTTGCGCGGCATCGACACGACGCCGGCTACGCTGTCGCGCCATCTCGGCATCGACACCGGCCTGATGACTCGCACGCTCGACAAGCTCGAAACGCTCGGCATGCTGACGCGCACGCGCAGCGCGGATGACCGCCGCGTCGTGAATCTCGAACTCACCGAGGCGGGCCGCGAAGTCGCATTGCGCATCGCGGAGATTGCGCCTGGTGTGCTGAACGAGCGTCTCCAGTGCTTCACCAAAGACGAATTCGACGAACTGCGCCGTCTGCTTGGCAAGTTCCTCAACGATTGAACATTTTTTTACCCAATTATCTGATAGGTCAGACAATGAGCAATCAATCAAACGCCAGGCGGCGCGTTTCAGGGGCACTGAAAGTCGGTGTCTCGGTGATGTTCGCGGCGGTACTGTCGGCATGCGTGAACTACGCGGGCATCCATAGCGACGCGAAAACGGCCGAGCCACAGCAATATGCGACGCAGCAGAGCATTCCAGCCGGGCAAGGTCATTGGCCCGCCGCCGATTGGGCCGACCAGTTCGGCGACGCGCAACTGAAGGCACTGATCGACGAAGCACTGAAGAGCAGCCCGACGCTCGACCAGGCGCGTTCCCGCGTCGCAGCGGCCTCGGCGTATAGCGAAACGGCGAAGGCGAGCACCATGCCGCGCGTCGACGCCAGCTACTCGCTCACGCGCCAGCAGTATTCGGGTACGGCGCTGGTGCCGCCTCCGACGGGCGGTTCGTGGCAGACGGAGAACAAGGGCCTGTTGAGCGCTTCGTACGACCTGGACCTGTGGGGCAAGAACCGCGAAGCGCTGAAGGCGGCGATCTCGCAGTTGCAGGCGAGCCAGGCTGATGCGGAAGTCGTCAAGCTGACGCTCACCACGTCGATTGCGCGCACGTATAACCAGCTCGCCCGCCTTTACGTGTTGCGCGATATCGCACAACAGGAAATCACGCAGCGCGAGCAGATCGACCGCATCACGGCGGGCCGCATCGCGACGGGGCTCGACACGGAAGTCGAACGCAAGACCGCGCAGGCGAATCTCGCGACGAGCCGTGCCGCGCTGAAATCGCTCGACGGACAGATTCTTGCCACGCGCTATCAGATCGCCGCGCTGCTCGGCGCCGGTCCGGACCGTGGCCTGCAAATCGCGCGTCCGACGCTCGGTATCGGCGATGACGTGAATCTGCCCGACAACCTGCCCGCCGATCTCGTGAGCCGCCGCCCGGACATCGTGGCTGCGCGCTGGCGCGTCGATGCGATGACGCATGACGTGAAGGAAGCGAAGGCTGAGTTCTATCCCGACATCAATCTGAGCGCCGCAATCGGGCTCGACGCGTTCGGCTTCGGACGCTTCCTGACGGCGGCGAGCCGCACGGCCTCGGTGGGTCCCGCGATCCATCTGCCCATCTTCGACGCGGGCGAACTGCGCGCGCAACTGAAGGGCCGTTACGCGGACTTCGACTACGCGGTCGCAACGTACAACCAGACGCTCGTTACCGCATTGAGCGAAGTTGCCACGCAACTCGCCGGCGTGCGCTCGACAGACGGCCAACTCGTCGATGCGCAAACCGCGCAGACGGCCGCGCGCCAGGCGGACCAGCTTGCGCTCGTGCAATACAAGGCGGGACTCACGAACCAGCTGACCGTACTGAATGCCGACGTCAACGCGCTCGCCGCCGATCAGTCCGTCGCGAACCTGCGCATGGATCGCCGCGACCAGCAGATCGCGCTCGCGTCGGCGCTGGGCGGCGGTTTCGTCGACACGTCGAATGCCGATCAGAACGCGCGCGTCGCCTCTACCACAGAAACGTCTGCCGCCGAAACGTCTGCTGCCGCTGAGCATTGAGCGGCCCCTCATCGCATTGCCAGGAGAACTAGAAATGAGCGAAATCAACACCCCGGAGCGCGAAACGACGCAAGCGCCGGATGCGAAGCCCGATGCGAAGTCCACTGCGACACCGGCGCAAGCCGTCAAAGCGGACGAACCCAACACGCGCAAGCGCAAGCTGATGCTGTCGCTGCTGGGCGCGGCCGTCGTCGTGTCGGCTGCGGCTTACGGCGCGTACTACATGACCTATGCGCGCTACCACGAGACCACCGACGACGCATACGTCAGCGGCAATCTCGTGCAACTGACGCCGCAGGTGACGGGCACCGTGATCGCCGTGAACGCCGACGACACGCAAATCGTGAAGGCAGGCGACCCCGTCGTGACGCTCGACAATGCCGACGCGAAGATCGCGCTCGGCAACGCGGAAGCAGCGCTCGGACAGACCGTGCGCCAGGTGAGCAGCCTGTACGTGAACAACGATTTCTACGCGGCGAACGTTGCGCAGAAGCAATCGGACCTGGCGCGCGCGCAGGACGATCTGCGCCGCCGCCAGGCTGTCGCGGGCACCGGCGCGGTCTCCGCCG
Protein-coding regions in this window:
- a CDS encoding MarR family transcriptional regulator, with amino-acid sequence MSHYSKEDFHLTDNVAFAITKARNLLTGRMDAAVKGLNVRAHHVGIFMSLLRGIDTTPATLSRHLGIDTGLMTRTLDKLETLGMLTRTRSADDRRVVNLELTEAGREVALRIAEIAPGVLNERLQCFTKDEFDELRRLLGKFLND
- a CDS encoding MarR family transcriptional regulator is translated as MRHYTKDNFRLTESVGYQLVKARNLITTEMDAALKDLDISSQQMGIMLMLRQKLASTPFELSKMLGIDTGLMTRMLDKLEAKGLVVRSRDEEDRRVVNLTLTRPGIAVADQIPEIAPDVLNARLKDFTKAELNELRRLLRKFVSD
- the norR gene encoding nitric oxide reductase transcriptional regulator NorR gives rise to the protein MTRVKTTAREVRLTASEVLDALIPLVEDLSRDLPERERYRRLLTTLRTLFPGDAAAILRLDDDTLVPLAIDGLSGDTLGRRFRVSDHPRFEALLSSEEPTRFPADSDLPDPYDGLVQGVSGHLEVHDCLGCPLLIGGRPWGLLTLDSLDPERFDSIDMNTLQAFLSLAAATVSVAERIDTLERNTEEERQRAEAYRQASGQSSRELIGSSTAHQQLVNEIRVVANSELTVLVTGETGVGKELVASAIHSGSPRANKPMISLNCAALPDTLVESELFGHVRGAFSGASSDRRGKFELADGGTLFLDEVGELPVGVQAKLLRVLQNGQLQRIGSDSEHKVDVRLIAATNRDLAEEVRAGRFRADLYHRLSVYPLRVPPLRERGRDVLLLAGCFLEENRARLGLLSIRLGQDAQTALLSYNWPGNVRELEHMIGRSAFKALSRHRERPRILTLTAADLGMSANNGGELQAAASLSASTGADEASATDFRSAVTAYERTLVSDALERNNHNWAAVARSLGMDRANLNRLARRLGLK
- a CDS encoding efflux transporter outer membrane subunit, with amino-acid sequence MSNQSNARRRVSGALKVGVSVMFAAVLSACVNYAGIHSDAKTAEPQQYATQQSIPAGQGHWPAADWADQFGDAQLKALIDEALKSSPTLDQARSRVAAASAYSETAKASTMPRVDASYSLTRQQYSGTALVPPPTGGSWQTENKGLLSASYDLDLWGKNREALKAAISQLQASQADAEVVKLTLTTSIARTYNQLARLYVLRDIAQQEITQREQIDRITAGRIATGLDTEVERKTAQANLATSRAALKSLDGQILATRYQIAALLGAGPDRGLQIARPTLGIGDDVNLPDNLPADLVSRRPDIVAARWRVDAMTHDVKEAKAEFYPDINLSAAIGLDAFGFGRFLTAASRTASVGPAIHLPIFDAGELRAQLKGRYADFDYAVATYNQTLVTALSEVATQLAGVRSTDGQLVDAQTAQTAARQADQLALVQYKAGLTNQLTVLNADVNALAADQSVANLRMDRRDQQIALASALGGGFVDTSNADQNARVASTTETSAAETSAAAEH